The following DNA comes from Ignavibacteriales bacterium.
TTATCCTTCAATGCACGCATTAACATTTTTGCATGCTGAGGAGTAGTTATAATACGAGATAAAACCCGTGCTTTTGGTACACCAGGCACAACACGTGTAAAATCAATAACAAACTCTGCCGGCGAGTGTGTTATTATCGCAAGATTAGAGTAAATACCCTCTGCTTCTTTTTCCCCAAGTTCGATATTTATTTGTTGAGGATTTTGATCATTATTCTGGTTCATTTTATCACCTTTGATGTTCATAAAAAAACCCACAATCCCGCATTCGCGTGACTGTGGGCTTACGTTCAAATAGAATAAATATTATTTGTATTGTTCGGCTTTCTTAAACGCTTCTTCAGCTTCCTTTTTCATTCCAAGATTAGCATATACTTGTGCTAAACTAGTCCATACTTTACCTTCGCCTGGTTTAATTTCCAAATATTTTTGTAGATATGGAATTGTTGCTTTGAATTTATCCAAGTAAGATTTATCGTTGCTTTCTTTTTTAATCGCAACTTCTCTAAGATCGTTTCCCCAGCTGATATAAGTAGCGGCTAAATTATAATTGGCGTCTAAATTATTAGGATCCATTTTAACAACTTCTTCAAGAACTTTTGTCGCCTCATCATATTTTTTTGATTTTAGAAGAACTACACCATAGGCATATTTTAGCTCTCTGTTAGTCGGAGATCTTTCCGATAAAGTCTTGAATGATTCTGTTGCTACGTCCAGTTTTTCGGATGAATAATAAGCGTTTCCTAGTTGAAGAAGTATTTCCGCATCCGTAGGAAATTTTTCTCTTCCTTTTTCCAAAACATTAATTGCTTTCGAATACCATTCAAACGCTTTTACGCTGTCAGCTGCATTTTTTGATGTATAGTATGAATCCATCAAGTTAGCGCCTTTGAGTATAAAAATTTGTCCCAATCTTGAGAATGCAAATGCAGGTCTGCCCAAAGAAACTAATTTTTCCAATACAGGAACCGACTCATCTGTTTTTCCCATATTCAAATAAGAAGCTGCAACATTTTCATAACCAATCGTTGAATCAGGTTCGCATGCAATTGAGTTATTGAATTGTTGGATCGCGTTTGCGAAAAACATTTTCATACTGTCGGGATTGGTAGTCTTCACTGCACTATTGAAGAATCCAACACCCTTGTTGAAACTTGTTTGCCAGGTGTACTTCTTGTAATCGGTTATTTGCGGTTCATATTTTTTGCTGACTTCGAGGGATTTGTCGAATGCTTTTAACATTTCAATAACGTTGCCTTCTTCACTGTAAACGCCGCCTAACAAAAACCATCCTTCATCACTTTTTGGATTTTTTTCAACTTCTTTCAACAAGGTTTCTTTCGCTTTTGCATATTGTTTTTGATTAAGATACATCTTTGCGCCAGTTAATTCGGCTGATGCGCATTCAAATGCTGTAAATCCTAAAACCATACTTAAAAGACTTAAACCAATAAGTACTTTTTTCATTTATGCTCCTGTGTATTAAAAAGAATCGAATTTTACTGGACGAAAAATAACCATTTTAAGAAGGTGAAGTCAAGGCGAATTTGTGGTTCGTGAATGAGTGTAAAGCTTTATTTCAAAGATTTACATTAATTGATTTTCGGAACGCAAAAGGATAATTTTGAAAGAAAGGAAAATAAATGAAAACAGAAGAAATAATCCGCGGAGTTCCTAAAGTACTTCTTCATGATCATCTTGACGGAGGATTAAGAACTCAGACAATTATTGATCTTGCAAAGGAATTAAAATATACGAAGCTGCCGACTACCAATGCCAGTGAACTTGCTGAATGGTTTTTTCGCGGAGCCAATAAAGGCAACTTAGTTGAGTACCTTCAAGGGTTTGAGCATACGTGCGCCGTTATGCAAACAAAAGAAGGCTTAACACGCATCGCGTATGAAATGATGGAAGACATGTATAAGGACGGTGTTTGTTATGTTGAAACTCGTTTTGCACCAGTTTTTCATACCGAAAAAGGTCTTTGGTATGAGGATATTATCGCGGCAGTGTTAGAAGGACTTGAAAAAGGGAAAAATGATTTTGGAGTTGGCTACGGCTTAATCCTCTGTGGTATGCGTAATATGAAGAACACTTTGGAGATGGCAGAACTTGCTGTTAATTTTAGAAGGAATGGTGTCGTAGGATTTGATTTAGCCGGTGAAGAAGGCGGTTATCCTCCGAAGAAACATCTTGATGCATTTCAGTTTATCAAAAGAGAAAATTTCAACATTACAATTCATGCTGGCGAAGCATTTGGCAAAGAATCGATCTGGCAGGCAATTCAAATTTGCGGCGCTCACCGCATTGGTCATGCAACGCGGTTGATTGAGGATATGGTTTTCGATGCACAAGGTAATATTGTTGCATTGGGACAACTTGCACAATACATTTTAGATACACGCCTTCCGCTCGAGATAAATTTGTTAAGTAACGTTCATACTGGAGCGATTGATAAATTAGAAAATCATCCCTTTATAAAATTATACAATGAAAAATTTAGAGTATTCCTTAATACTGATGATCGGCTTATGAGTGATACAACATTGACTAAAGAATATTCTATTGCGAGCGAAATGTTTGGGTTAACCTTGGATGATGTTGAAAAACTTAATATAAATGCAATGAAATCTTCTTTCATTCCGTACAAAGAAAGATTACCCTACATTTATAATGTAATCAAACCCGGTTACCAAAAGATGCGGGAAAAACTTCTTTCACTAAAAGTATAATCTATTTTCAGAAGGCAAATACCAATATGGCAAAACCACTTTTCAAAAATTATGTGTACACTCTTGACAAGAATGAGAGAAAAATTCTTACTACTTTCTGTAAGACGATGCTTAAACAAATGTCTGCCGATGAACGATTCTTTGCGGATATAAAATCGTTCAATTCAATTATCGAAAAACTTAACGACGGAACCGACGAAATAAAATTAACCAAAGATGAAAAAACAAAATTAGTCTTCCGGTTGAAGGAAAACGTTGACCATATGAAAAAGCAAGCCGCAAAAGGATTCTTTCTAAAACGCTGGTTCTATAAATCTGCATATTCTCAATACGATAATCTCTTACAAAATTACTTCTTGGATTAAATATGGAAATAATGGAAAAAATTATAAAAGCACCGACAGGCTCAAAAATAAGTTGCAAAGGTTGGATTCAAGAAGCAGCAATGAGAATGTTGATGAACAATCTTGATCCCGATGTTGCTGAGAGACCTGAAGATTTAATTGTTTACGGTGGATCCGGTAAAGCCGCGAGAAATTGGGAATCATACGAAGCAATTATTTCATCATTGAAAAATTTAGAAAATGATGAAACTCTCGTTGTTCAATCTGGCAAACCGGTTGCAATTTTC
Coding sequences within:
- a CDS encoding DUF3467 domain-containing protein; translation: MNQNNDQNPQQINIELGEKEAEGIYSNLAIITHSPAEFVIDFTRVVPGVPKARVLSRIITTPQHAKMLMRALKDNLDKFESRFGEIKIDAQPTPQFGFISSDKNEKVN
- a CDS encoding tetratricopeptide repeat protein, which produces MKKVLIGLSLLSMVLGFTAFECASAELTGAKMYLNQKQYAKAKETLLKEVEKNPKSDEGWFLLGGVYSEEGNVIEMLKAFDKSLEVSKKYEPQITDYKKYTWQTSFNKGVGFFNSAVKTTNPDSMKMFFANAIQQFNNSIACEPDSTIGYENVAASYLNMGKTDESVPVLEKLVSLGRPAFAFSRLGQIFILKGANLMDSYYTSKNAADSVKAFEWYSKAINVLEKGREKFPTDAEILLQLGNAYYSSEKLDVATESFKTLSERSPTNRELKYAYGVVLLKSKKYDEATKVLEEVVKMDPNNLDANYNLAATYISWGNDLREVAIKKESNDKSYLDKFKATIPYLQKYLEIKPGEGKVWTSLAQVYANLGMKKEAEEAFKKAEQYK
- a CDS encoding adenosine deaminase, yielding MKTEEIIRGVPKVLLHDHLDGGLRTQTIIDLAKELKYTKLPTTNASELAEWFFRGANKGNLVEYLQGFEHTCAVMQTKEGLTRIAYEMMEDMYKDGVCYVETRFAPVFHTEKGLWYEDIIAAVLEGLEKGKNDFGVGYGLILCGMRNMKNTLEMAELAVNFRRNGVVGFDLAGEEGGYPPKKHLDAFQFIKRENFNITIHAGEAFGKESIWQAIQICGAHRIGHATRLIEDMVFDAQGNIVALGQLAQYILDTRLPLEINLLSNVHTGAIDKLENHPFIKLYNEKFRVFLNTDDRLMSDTTLTKEYSIASEMFGLTLDDVEKLNINAMKSSFIPYKERLPYIYNVIKPGYQKMREKLLSLKV